A window from Erythrobacter sp. YJ-T3-07 encodes these proteins:
- a CDS encoding M23 family metallopeptidase produces the protein MENWFPEREFFMRSQGQVRFIKISSKLQKRTAALALTASVAFVGSMGVMSVLQYRSSVERVALLEREADVATSEERLNAYRANIGEVTQDLEKRQDFIEGMIEMLPPDAVKHDTVTDSANETDELVEKVSAAVPEAASLARIESRQLAFVEGLTRYADQRSRRAMWALRELGLDPERMLASADTSARGGPLEALFGKDDEIDPRFERLGASLSRMATLEATLQGVPQFAPTKAAAVNSSYGYRRDPFTGRAAMHRGLDFPARVGAPIFATARGTVTFVGRKGGYGNVVEISHGQGLLTRYAHMSRFEARVGQRVEAGTVIGAIGSTGRSTGPHLHFEVRVNGTAVNPRTFLELAPDVLKKVRRNSGAQRTRTASDTQGNAGV, from the coding sequence ATGGAAAACTGGTTTCCGGAGCGTGAGTTTTTCATGCGCTCGCAAGGCCAGGTCCGTTTCATCAAGATCAGTTCGAAACTTCAGAAACGCACCGCCGCGCTGGCACTGACCGCCTCGGTCGCCTTCGTCGGCAGCATGGGTGTGATGAGCGTGCTGCAATACCGCTCCAGCGTGGAGCGGGTCGCGCTGCTCGAACGCGAGGCGGATGTCGCCACCTCGGAAGAGCGGCTGAATGCATACCGCGCCAATATCGGCGAGGTGACGCAGGATCTGGAGAAGCGGCAGGATTTCATCGAGGGCATGATCGAGATGCTGCCCCCCGATGCGGTGAAGCACGATACCGTCACCGACAGCGCGAACGAGACCGATGAACTGGTCGAGAAAGTCTCCGCTGCGGTGCCCGAAGCGGCCTCGCTTGCGCGGATTGAATCGCGCCAGCTCGCCTTCGTCGAGGGGCTGACCCGCTACGCCGACCAGCGATCGCGCCGTGCGATGTGGGCGCTGCGCGAGCTTGGCCTCGATCCCGAGCGGATGCTCGCCTCGGCCGACACCAGCGCGCGCGGTGGCCCGCTCGAAGCTCTGTTCGGCAAGGACGATGAGATCGATCCCCGATTCGAACGCCTCGGCGCGAGCCTTTCGCGCATGGCGACGCTCGAAGCGACGCTGCAGGGCGTGCCGCAGTTCGCACCGACCAAGGCGGCGGCGGTCAATTCCTCCTACGGCTATCGTCGCGATCCCTTCACCGGGCGTGCCGCGATGCACCGCGGGCTGGACTTCCCGGCCAGGGTGGGCGCGCCTATCTTCGCCACCGCGCGTGGAACCGTGACATTTGTGGGCCGAAAGGGCGGCTATGGTAACGTGGTCGAAATCAGTCACGGGCAAGGTCTCTTAACCCGTTACGCCCACATGTCGCGTTTTGAAGCGCGGGTCGGGCAGCGGGTTGAAGCAGGTACGGTTATCGGCGCAATCGGTAGCACCGGTCGTTCGACCGGCCCGCACTTGCATTTCGAGGTTCGAGTGAACGGCACAGCAGTCAATCCGCGCACATTCTTGGAGTTAGCCCCCGATGTTCTCAAAAAAGTCCGCCGAAACTCCGGCGCCCAGCGCACCCGCACGGCCAGCGACACCCAGGGCAACGCCGGTGTCTAA
- a CDS encoding 23S rRNA (pseudouridine(1915)-N(3))-methyltransferase RlmH: MLLHIIARGKIARSPEAELVDRYLTRIAWDTKLTELPDTGGKIPPTKDPHRTVALDEKGRDLSSEQLAEILGQWRDGGIRETRFLIGAADGHSDTQRKQADLLLAFGSATWPHLMARAMLAEQLYRATSILAGHPYHRAG; encoded by the coding sequence ATGCTGCTTCACATCATCGCTCGCGGCAAGATCGCCCGTTCGCCCGAGGCCGAGCTGGTCGATCGCTATCTGACGCGGATTGCGTGGGACACCAAACTGACCGAACTGCCCGACACCGGCGGCAAGATCCCGCCGACCAAGGATCCGCACCGCACCGTCGCGCTCGACGAGAAAGGCCGCGATCTTTCCTCCGAACAACTCGCCGAAATCCTTGGCCAGTGGCGCGATGGCGGGATTCGCGAGACGCGTTTCCTGATCGGTGCCGCCGACGGGCATAGCGACACCCAGCGCAAGCAAGCGGACCTGCTGCTCGCCTTCGGCAGTGCGACCTGGCCGCACCTGATGGCGCGGGCGATGCTGGCCGAACAGCTTTACCGCGCGACGAGCATTCTTGCAGGACATCCCTATCATCGGGCAGGGTAG
- a CDS encoding peptidoglycan DD-metalloendopeptidase family protein yields the protein MLHRLALLAAPIAAIALVVAAPQVRGQGVEAYEDADAVRTAIERAQQASQRAAERARSLEAAAAEAEQEAAKVARQSAALAARIQETEAQIAVAQGRLSLIARQQRALDARLAERREPLIRLTGALQNVSRRPLVLSVFRPGSIRDSMYLRAVLETTIPEVRGRTAALRGEIDRSQALRKRAETLLAKLAEEEGRLALRRKQLAEIETRKRLAARRRGGEADRQEERALAFAEQARDLDGLVARIDAAGTLREELAALPGPVMRPSDPGRARTRAIPIPAPTREQVRSPAGLRLPVDGRTLRGFGSVDGSGVRSDGILLRAGGGAQVVTPAPGRVAFAGPFRGYGRIVIIEHPGGWTSLVTGLARTDVTVGEQLTEGASLGVAPSAGGPIGFELRLGGRPANPLDHLSN from the coding sequence GTGCTACACCGCCTCGCCCTGCTTGCCGCGCCGATTGCCGCGATCGCGCTGGTCGTCGCCGCGCCGCAGGTGCGTGGGCAGGGCGTCGAGGCTTACGAAGATGCGGATGCCGTCCGCACCGCGATCGAGCGGGCGCAGCAGGCGTCGCAGCGCGCTGCTGAGCGCGCCCGCTCGCTCGAAGCTGCTGCGGCAGAGGCTGAGCAGGAGGCGGCGAAGGTCGCCCGCCAGTCCGCCGCGCTTGCCGCGCGGATTCAGGAAACCGAGGCGCAGATCGCGGTGGCGCAGGGCCGCCTGTCGCTGATCGCGCGCCAGCAGCGCGCGCTCGACGCGCGGCTCGCCGAGCGGCGCGAACCGCTGATCCGGCTGACCGGCGCTTTGCAGAACGTCTCGCGCAGGCCGTTGGTGCTGTCGGTATTTCGCCCCGGCTCGATCCGCGACAGCATGTATCTGCGCGCGGTTCTGGAAACGACCATTCCCGAAGTGCGCGGGCGCACCGCGGCGCTGCGCGGCGAGATCGACCGTAGCCAGGCCCTGCGTAAACGGGCCGAAACCCTGCTCGCCAAGCTGGCTGAGGAGGAGGGGCGCCTTGCGCTGCGCCGCAAGCAGCTGGCCGAGATCGAGACCCGCAAGCGGCTCGCCGCGCGCCGCCGGGGCGGGGAGGCCGACCGGCAGGAAGAGCGCGCGCTCGCCTTCGCTGAACAGGCGCGCGACCTTGACGGGCTGGTGGCGCGAATCGATGCTGCAGGAACCTTGCGTGAGGAGCTGGCCGCGCTGCCCGGCCCGGTGATGCGCCCGTCCGATCCGGGCCGCGCCCGCACCCGCGCCATACCGATCCCCGCACCGACGCGTGAGCAGGTCCGCTCGCCCGCAGGCCTGCGCCTGCCGGTCGACGGGCGGACGCTGCGCGGTTTCGGATCGGTCGATGGCTCGGGCGTGCGCAGCGACGGCATCCTGCTGCGCGCGGGCGGCGGAGCGCAGGTTGTCACCCCCGCGCCGGGGCGAGTAGCCTTCGCGGGGCCGTTTCGCGGCTATGGGCGGATCGTGATTATCGAGCATCCGGGCGGCTGGACCAGCCTCGTCACCGGGCTCGCCCGCACCGACGTGACCGTCGGCGAGCAGCTGACCGAAGGCGCATCGCTGGGGGTCGCCCCGTCGGCGGGCGGTCCGATCGGGTTCGAACTGCGGCTGGGCGGGCGCCCGGCGAACCCTCTCGACCACCTGTCGAACTGA
- a CDS encoding UDP-2,3-diacylglucosamine diphosphatase, producing the protein MFDQTTPDSLPKEFAAFAGGAGNVSAFPSIEPSVPEPQDGKRRRFRTIWISDVHLGTKGCNAEMLIDFLDSTDSETMYLVGDIIDGWRLKKKFYWPAAHNDIVWRILKRAKRGTRIVYIPGNHDEVVRPFCGMNFGDVEIRRAAFHTTADGRRLMVLHGDEFDTVMLTHRWLAFVGDTAYHLMMALNQWVNKARTALGMPYWSLSKAAKHKVKNAVEFISKYEEIVARAAGERGVDGVVCGHIHTAEHRMFAHHGREIEYWNDGDWVEGCNALVEHFDGRMEILHWPDEIAKRETAPAAHDGAADDVRAVA; encoded by the coding sequence ATGTTCGACCAGACCACGCCCGACAGCTTGCCAAAGGAATTCGCCGCCTTCGCGGGCGGCGCAGGCAACGTCTCCGCCTTTCCCTCGATCGAGCCTTCGGTGCCCGAGCCCCAGGACGGCAAGCGCCGCCGTTTCCGCACGATCTGGATCAGCGACGTGCACCTGGGCACCAAGGGCTGCAATGCGGAGATGCTGATCGACTTCCTCGACAGCACCGATTCCGAGACGATGTATCTGGTGGGCGACATCATCGACGGCTGGCGGCTGAAGAAGAAGTTCTACTGGCCCGCCGCGCATAACGACATCGTCTGGCGGATTCTCAAGCGGGCCAAGCGCGGGACGCGGATCGTCTATATTCCCGGCAACCACGACGAAGTCGTGCGGCCCTTCTGCGGGATGAATTTCGGCGACGTCGAAATCCGCCGCGCCGCGTTCCACACCACCGCCGACGGGCGCCGGCTGATGGTTCTGCATGGCGACGAATTCGATACCGTCATGCTCACCCACAGGTGGCTCGCATTCGTGGGCGATACCGCCTACCATCTGATGATGGCGCTGAATCAATGGGTCAACAAGGCCCGCACAGCGTTGGGGATGCCCTACTGGTCGCTGTCCAAGGCGGCCAAGCACAAGGTGAAGAATGCGGTCGAGTTCATCTCGAAATACGAGGAAATCGTTGCCCGCGCCGCCGGAGAGCGCGGGGTCGACGGGGTCGTGTGTGGCCATATCCACACCGCAGAGCACCGCATGTTCGCGCATCACGGGCGCGAGATCGAATACTGGAACGACGGCGACTGGGTCGAAGGGTGCAACGCGCTGGTCGAACATTTCGACGGGCGGATGGAAATCCTCCACTGGCCCGACGAGATTGCGAAGCGCGAAACCGCCCCTGCCGCGCATGACGGCGCGGCGGACGATGTGCGGGCGGTCGCCTGA
- a CDS encoding S41 family peptidase produces MKLPVVARSLALVTAVAMIPIATAGMAQVDSRVAPEFAKLFATYQRIQASYVDEVDNEKLIRGAIDGMLASLDPHSAYLDGSDLERLETLIDGNYSGLGLSVVMEDGAVKVISPFRGSPAEKAGIKAGDFITHLDGKLIYGGDLDEAVQQMRGPAGTSINLTIFRPGSDEPIETSVTRGVIELEPVTYEVKDGKIGVITVNEFSRDVGADVFAAWNDIQREAGGRVNGLVLDLRSNPGGSLDEAIALSDLFLDEGRIVSQRGRARGESMSFDAETVYRGQIAKDVPLIVLIDAGSASASEIVAGALQDHRRALIMGERSFGKGSVQSLVPLGPDAALKLTTARYYTPSGHSVQEGGIKPDIRVPQLSDPDMERRRKYQLRESDLRGHLINEADLKDDDLENDIRQDPRFTQTAAELEEQGIEDFQLDYALKTLRRTTPSSVALRK; encoded by the coding sequence ATGAAACTGCCCGTCGTCGCCCGCTCGCTCGCGCTGGTCACCGCCGTTGCGATGATTCCCATCGCCACTGCCGGGATGGCCCAGGTCGACAGCCGCGTGGCGCCCGAGTTTGCCAAGCTGTTCGCCACCTATCAGCGCATTCAGGCGAGCTATGTCGACGAGGTCGATAACGAGAAGCTGATTCGCGGCGCAATCGACGGGATGCTCGCGAGCCTTGACCCGCATTCGGCCTATCTCGACGGCAGCGATCTGGAGCGGCTCGAAACGCTGATCGACGGCAATTATTCCGGCCTCGGCTTGTCGGTCGTGATGGAAGACGGCGCGGTCAAGGTGATCAGCCCGTTCCGTGGCAGCCCGGCGGAAAAGGCAGGGATCAAGGCGGGCGACTTCATCACCCACCTCGATGGCAAGCTGATCTACGGCGGCGATCTGGACGAGGCGGTGCAGCAGATGCGCGGCCCCGCCGGCACCTCGATCAATCTGACGATCTTCCGCCCCGGCAGCGACGAGCCGATCGAAACCAGCGTGACGCGCGGTGTGATCGAGCTGGAGCCGGTCACCTACGAGGTGAAGGACGGCAAGATCGGGGTCATCACCGTCAACGAATTCTCGCGCGATGTCGGCGCGGACGTTTTTGCGGCGTGGAACGATATCCAGCGCGAGGCGGGCGGCCGGGTCAATGGCCTGGTGCTCGACCTGCGCTCCAACCCGGGCGGTTCGCTGGACGAGGCGATCGCGCTGTCGGACCTGTTCCTCGACGAGGGGCGGATCGTCTCGCAGCGCGGCCGTGCGCGGGGCGAATCGATGTCGTTCGATGCGGAAACGGTCTATCGCGGGCAGATCGCGAAGGATGTGCCGCTGATCGTGCTGATCGACGCGGGCTCCGCCTCGGCGAGCGAGATCGTCGCGGGCGCACTGCAGGATCACCGCCGCGCGCTGATCATGGGCGAACGCAGCTTCGGCAAGGGCAGCGTGCAGTCGCTGGTCCCCCTGGGGCCGGACGCCGCGCTCAAGCTGACCACCGCGCGTTACTACACGCCGTCGGGCCATTCGGTGCAGGAAGGCGGGATCAAGCCCGACATCCGCGTGCCCCAGCTGTCCGATCCGGATATGGAGCGGCGCCGCAAGTACCAGCTGCGCGAAAGCGATCTGCGCGGGCACCTGATCAACGAAGCCGATCTGAAGGACGACGATCTGGAGAACGATATCCGCCAGGATCCGCGTTTCACCCAGACCGCCGCAGAGCTGGAAGAGCAGGGGATCGAGGATTTCCAGCTCGACTACGCGCTCAAGACGCTGCGCCGGACGACGCCCAGCTCGGTCGCGCTGCGCAAGTAG
- a CDS encoding glycosyltransferase family 1 protein, whose translation MLLVEPGGLAELAELPPKSIAIVTDAWFPQMNGVVRTLTTTCDILRAHGHQVDMITPDQYPSLPCPTYPEIRLALTLPGTVGRRLSDLHPDAVHIATEGPLGLAARRYCMAKAVPFTTAYHTQFPDYVARRTSLPSDAFWPYIRWFHRPAQRVMVATESIREELRAQGLTRLHHWGRGVDLEAFHPDVGPCEDYEGLVRPIQLYVGRVAVEKNIEAFLRTTRPGTKVVVGDGPARADLEARYPEAVFLGKRSGDALARCYANADVFVFPSKTDTFGLVMIEALACGTPVAAFPVPGPRDVLSEEAGAMRDDLDDAIANALLRDRQTCAQYGAQFSWEKATLQFVAGLEEFDGETLTP comes from the coding sequence ATGCTGCTGGTCGAACCTGGGGGCTTGGCTGAGTTGGCCGAACTGCCGCCCAAGTCGATCGCGATCGTCACCGACGCGTGGTTTCCGCAGATGAACGGCGTGGTCCGCACGCTGACCACCACCTGCGACATCCTGCGCGCGCATGGGCATCAGGTCGATATGATCACGCCCGATCAGTATCCCTCGCTGCCCTGCCCGACCTATCCCGAAATCCGCCTCGCGCTGACCCTGCCCGGTACCGTGGGCCGGCGGCTGTCGGACCTGCACCCCGATGCGGTGCATATCGCCACCGAAGGCCCGCTGGGGCTGGCCGCGCGGCGATATTGCATGGCCAAGGCGGTGCCGTTCACCACCGCCTATCACACGCAGTTTCCCGATTATGTCGCGCGGCGCACCTCGCTGCCGTCGGATGCGTTCTGGCCCTATATCCGCTGGTTCCACCGCCCCGCGCAGCGGGTGATGGTGGCGACCGAGAGCATCCGCGAGGAACTGCGCGCGCAGGGCCTCACCCGGCTGCATCACTGGGGCCGCGGGGTCGATCTGGAGGCGTTTCATCCCGATGTCGGCCCCTGCGAGGATTACGAGGGGCTGGTCCGCCCGATCCAGCTCTATGTCGGACGGGTCGCGGTGGAGAAGAATATCGAGGCGTTCCTGCGCACCACAAGGCCGGGCACCAAGGTGGTGGTCGGCGACGGTCCGGCCCGCGCCGATCTGGAAGCGCGCTATCCCGAGGCGGTGTTCCTCGGCAAGCGCAGCGGAGACGCGCTCGCTCGCTGCTACGCCAATGCCGACGTGTTCGTGTTCCCCAGCAAGACCGACACGTTCGGGCTGGTGATGATCGAGGCGCTGGCCTGCGGCACCCCGGTTGCCGCCTTCCCCGTACCCGGCCCGCGCGACGTGCTGAGCGAGGAAGCGGGCGCGATGCGCGACGATCTCGACGATGCGATCGCCAATGCGCTGCTGCGCGATCGCCAGACCTGCGCCCAGTATGGCGCGCAGTTCAGCTGGGAAAAGGCGACCCTGCAGTTCGTCGCCGGGCTCGAAGAGTTCGATGGAGAAACCCTCACTCCCTGA
- a CDS encoding polymer-forming cytoskeletal protein, whose protein sequence is MLGADVTITGNIAASTELHIDGTVEGDIDCASLVQGEASQIAGEVKAESARLAGRVDGSIHARELVILRSATINGDVHYEALTVEQGASVQGRFAPREAGSASASSSQSSAQSESSGESTSSASGSTTADLGISPFSSDDSSDEQGTSASANYY, encoded by the coding sequence GTGCTCGGCGCCGACGTCACCATCACCGGCAACATCGCGGCCTCGACCGAACTGCATATCGACGGCACGGTTGAAGGCGATATCGACTGCGCCTCGCTGGTCCAGGGCGAAGCCAGCCAGATCGCCGGCGAAGTGAAGGCGGAAAGCGCGCGCCTCGCCGGGCGGGTCGACGGATCGATCCATGCGCGCGAGCTGGTGATCCTGCGCAGCGCGACGATCAATGGCGATGTCCATTACGAAGCGCTCACCGTGGAACAGGGCGCCTCGGTCCAGGGTCGCTTCGCCCCGCGCGAAGCCGGTTCCGCCAGTGCGTCGTCAAGCCAGTCGAGCGCGCAGAGCGAGAGCAGCGGCGAAAGCACCTCTTCGGCGAGCGGTTCGACCACTGCCGATCTGGGTATTTCGCCCTTCTCCTCGGACGACAGCTCGGACGAACAGGGCACCAGCGCGAGCGCCAACTACTACTGA
- a CDS encoding nicotinate-nucleotide adenylyltransferase, with product MTDRPPPPFHASTTGRRRRRVGLLGGSFNPAHGGHRRISLFAIDTLGLDEVWWLVSPGNPLKPKEGMAPLAARYASAVAQARRAPIRVTAIERELGTRYTVDTIAALQNRFSAHEFVWLMGSDNLVTFHKWRAWRRIVWSVPIAVIARPAYEMATVASPAAAMLRRFRVDPAQFRKRGEWSAPILVTLRFDPDARSATAIRAGAPDWAADYRDAALRDQITHRPIIDFSTDPEPGSA from the coding sequence TTGACCGACCGTCCGCCTCCACCATTCCACGCGTCCACCACCGGACGCAGGAGGCGCCGCGTCGGCCTGCTGGGGGGCAGCTTCAACCCGGCGCATGGCGGCCACCGGCGAATCTCGCTGTTCGCGATCGACACACTGGGGCTGGACGAGGTGTGGTGGCTGGTCTCGCCCGGCAATCCGCTCAAGCCGAAAGAGGGCATGGCGCCGCTGGCCGCGCGCTATGCCTCGGCGGTGGCGCAGGCGCGCCGCGCGCCGATCCGGGTGACCGCGATCGAGCGCGAGCTGGGCACGCGCTATACGGTCGACACCATCGCAGCGTTGCAGAATCGCTTCTCAGCCCACGAATTCGTGTGGCTGATGGGGTCTGACAATCTGGTGACGTTCCACAAGTGGCGGGCGTGGCGGCGGATCGTATGGAGCGTGCCGATTGCGGTGATCGCCAGACCGGCGTATGAGATGGCAACCGTCGCCAGCCCCGCGGCGGCCATGCTGCGGCGTTTCCGGGTGGATCCGGCGCAGTTCAGGAAACGGGGTGAGTGGAGCGCACCTATTCTGGTGACATTGCGTTTTGATCCCGATGCCCGGTCCGCCACCGCGATTCGCGCTGGCGCGCCAGACTGGGCCGCCGATTATCGTGACGCTGCTCTCCGCGATCAGATTACCCATCGCCCCATCATAGATTTCAGTACCGATCCGGAGCCGGGCAGCGCATGA
- a CDS encoding long-chain fatty acid--CoA ligase, which yields MDVSSSNYHHPRPWNTPIESTTMPALLARAVAAHPDRTLIDFLGRKLSYQAMHAEARRFAAGLQAAGIGRGDRVGLFLPNVPIYVSAYYGAMLAGATVVNFSPLYSVDELSHQVEDSGTRLLVTVDANALYGTAQAVLEGSSLETLVVGELAGMLPTLKALGLRLFRRNAIARPAYGKSIVRWDAMLPRSEPTPVDITPEEIALLQYTGGTTGRPKGAMLSHGNLAANAQQVDAIDPFDRKEPDIVMGALPLFHVFANTCVLNRSVVRGATIAMVPRFDAGDVLKTLSRAKVTGFPGVPTMFQALLDHPKATQTDFSSLKICISGGAPLSDPLRDKFEALSGVRLVEGYGLTESSGVVSTNPYIATRKTGTIGQPIPETRLLLLDKEDETKLAPEGEPGELAINGPQIMQGYWNLPEADAEVFIEHQGRKWLRTGDVARIDADGFIEIVDRIKDMIAVGGFKVFPSQVEDVLQTHPAIRDVLVIGVPDDYHGEVPRAYATLQPDQEAPTAEALRDWLNTRVGKHERVDQVVIRKELPVTMVGKLDRKALRAEVLG from the coding sequence ATGGATGTAAGCAGCAGCAATTATCACCACCCGCGCCCGTGGAACACGCCCATCGAATCGACCACCATGCCCGCGCTGCTGGCGCGGGCGGTGGCGGCGCACCCTGACCGCACGCTGATCGATTTCCTGGGCCGCAAGCTCAGTTATCAGGCGATGCACGCCGAGGCGCGGCGCTTTGCCGCAGGGCTGCAGGCCGCTGGCATCGGGCGCGGCGACCGGGTCGGGCTGTTCCTCCCCAACGTGCCGATCTACGTCTCGGCCTATTACGGCGCGATGCTGGCCGGGGCGACGGTGGTCAATTTCTCGCCGCTCTATTCGGTCGACGAACTCTCCCACCAGGTCGAGGATTCGGGCACCCGGCTGCTGGTCACGGTCGATGCCAATGCGCTCTACGGCACCGCGCAGGCGGTGCTTGAGGGCTCTTCGCTGGAAACGCTGGTGGTGGGCGAACTCGCCGGCATGCTGCCGACTCTCAAGGCGCTGGGCCTCAGGCTGTTCAGGCGCAACGCGATCGCCAGGCCCGCCTATGGGAAGAGCATCGTTCGCTGGGACGCAATGCTGCCGCGCAGCGAGCCGACCCCGGTCGACATCACGCCTGAAGAGATCGCGCTGCTGCAATATACCGGGGGCACCACCGGCCGCCCCAAGGGCGCGATGCTGAGCCATGGCAACCTTGCCGCCAATGCCCAGCAGGTGGACGCGATCGACCCGTTCGACCGCAAGGAACCCGATATCGTGATGGGCGCGCTGCCGCTGTTCCATGTCTTTGCGAACACCTGCGTACTCAACCGCAGCGTCGTGCGCGGGGCGACCATCGCGATGGTCCCGCGGTTCGACGCAGGCGACGTGCTCAAGACGCTCAGCCGCGCAAAAGTGACCGGCTTCCCCGGCGTGCCGACCATGTTCCAGGCGCTGCTCGACCATCCCAAGGCGACGCAGACCGACTTCTCCTCGCTCAAGATCTGCATTTCGGGCGGCGCACCGCTCTCCGATCCGCTGCGCGACAAGTTCGAGGCGCTCTCGGGCGTGCGGCTGGTCGAAGGCTATGGCCTGACCGAGAGTTCGGGCGTGGTCTCGACCAATCCCTACATCGCCACCCGCAAGACGGGGACGATCGGGCAGCCGATTCCGGAGACCAGGCTGCTGCTGCTCGACAAGGAAGACGAGACGAAGCTCGCTCCCGAGGGCGAGCCGGGCGAGCTGGCGATCAACGGCCCGCAGATCATGCAGGGTTACTGGAACTTGCCCGAAGCCGATGCCGAGGTGTTCATCGAGCATCAGGGGCGCAAGTGGCTGCGCACCGGCGATGTCGCGCGGATCGATGCCGACGGCTTCATCGAGATTGTCGACCGGATCAAGGACATGATCGCGGTCGGCGGGTTCAAGGTCTTCCCCAGCCAGGTGGAGGACGTGCTCCAGACTCACCCCGCGATTCGCGACGTGCTGGTGATCGGGGTGCCCGACGATTATCACGGCGAGGTTCCGCGCGCCTACGCGACGCTGCAACCCGATCAGGAAGCCCCCACAGCCGAGGCGCTGCGCGACTGGCTCAACACCCGCGTGGGCAAGCACGAACGGGTCGACCAGGTGGTGATTCGCAAGGAACTGCCGGTGACGATGGTCGGCAAGCTCGACCGCAAGGCGCTGCGGGCCGAAGTGCTCGGCTGA
- a CDS encoding DUF1013 domain-containing protein yields the protein MTVMADQPTPLMPHATATWLVDNTGLSFEQIAEFCGLHILEVQAMADDLAGSKYTGRDPVYAGELTQEEIERGQADSTYSLKMQKAPAEVTRTKGPRYTPVSKRQDKPDGIAWILRNHPEVTDAQISKLIGTTRNTIGAIRERSHWNIQNIQPKDPVTLGLCSQRELDAVVKAAAKKAGLENAVSDPAVEASDKARLIEELRRERDDNEKAAAEAAQEAEAAAWLQAKRASEEEQLSGMPIGTASEAPSEPEAEAAPAETPAETDDAEEQTEE from the coding sequence ATGACCGTCATGGCCGACCAACCCACTCCGCTGATGCCGCACGCGACCGCCACCTGGCTGGTCGACAATACCGGCCTGAGCTTCGAGCAGATCGCCGAGTTCTGCGGGCTGCATATCCTCGAAGTGCAGGCGATGGCAGACGATCTGGCAGGCAGCAAATATACCGGGCGCGACCCGGTCTATGCGGGCGAACTGACCCAGGAAGAGATCGAGCGCGGTCAGGCCGACAGCACCTACAGCCTCAAGATGCAGAAGGCCCCGGCGGAAGTGACCCGGACCAAGGGCCCGCGCTACACCCCCGTGTCCAAGCGGCAGGACAAGCCGGACGGCATCGCCTGGATCCTGCGCAACCACCCCGAAGTGACCGACGCGCAGATTTCCAAGCTGATCGGTACCACCCGCAATACGATCGGTGCGATCCGCGAACGCAGCCACTGGAACATCCAGAACATCCAGCCGAAAGACCCGGTGACTTTGGGCCTGTGCTCGCAGCGCGAGCTCGACGCGGTGGTCAAGGCTGCGGCGAAGAAGGCCGGGCTGGAAAACGCCGTCTCCGACCCCGCGGTCGAAGCCAGCGACAAGGCGCGCCTGATCGAGGAACTGCGCCGCGAACGCGACGATAACGAGAAGGCCGCCGCCGAAGCCGCGCAGGAAGCCGAAGCCGCCGCCTGGCTGCAGGCCAAGCGCGCGAGCGAGGAAGAGCAGCTGAGCGGTATGCCGATCGGCACCGCAAGCGAAGCGCCCTCCGAGCCGGAAGCCGAAGCGGCCCCCGCCGAGACCCCGGCCGAAACCGACGACGCCGAGGAGCAGACGGAAGAATAA
- the rsfS gene encoding ribosome silencing factor, with translation MTEDRSDALHALVMQQLDDDQAQDIVSIDLAGKSSMADHMVVASGRSTRQVASIAQKLAEKIKQDGYGSVRLEGLPAADWVVIDAGDVVIHLFRPEVRSFYNIERMWSFGDDENRTVAGNA, from the coding sequence ATGACTGAAGACCGGTCCGACGCGCTCCACGCGCTGGTGATGCAGCAGCTCGACGACGATCAGGCGCAGGACATCGTCAGCATCGACCTGGCCGGCAAGTCGAGCATGGCCGATCACATGGTGGTCGCATCCGGCCGGTCCACCCGGCAGGTCGCCTCGATCGCGCAGAAGCTGGCCGAGAAGATCAAGCAGGACGGTTACGGATCGGTCCGGCTCGAAGGCCTGCCTGCCGCCGACTGGGTGGTGATCGATGCGGGCGACGTGGTGATCCACCTGTTCCGCCCCGAAGTGCGCAGCTTCTATAATATCGAGCGGATGTGGTCCTTCGGCGACGACGAGAACCGGACCGTCGCAGGCAACGCCTAG